From Sinobacterium caligoides, the proteins below share one genomic window:
- a CDS encoding polyprenyl synthetase family protein — MQDIRAVISSELESVDQLIVEQLHSDVPLVEDIGHYIVEAGGKRMRPTLVLLAAKALGYDGRLSIQLATAIEYIHTATLLHDDVVDISMLRRGRPTANAQWGNAPSVLVGDFIYSRAFQMLVAMNDMPIMALLATTTNKIAEGEVLQLQKAGDPTTTEEEYLTVIKNKTAILFEASSLGGAMIAGASPTQCEALRTFGSALGTAFQLIDDVLDYQGKAEEMGKNIGDDLAEGKPTLPLIYTMRQNNQEQATIVEQAIRNKSSEQLSQIIEAVSSNGALEYTHSCAVKEQERAIRALEHLPDNEATRQMARLAHLAVNRRA, encoded by the coding sequence ATGCAAGACATCCGTGCCGTCATCTCCAGCGAACTTGAATCTGTCGACCAACTCATTGTCGAGCAACTCCACTCGGATGTCCCACTGGTCGAAGATATCGGTCACTATATTGTTGAGGCTGGCGGCAAACGTATGCGCCCTACCTTAGTATTGCTCGCCGCCAAGGCACTCGGTTACGATGGCCGACTCAGTATTCAATTGGCCACTGCCATCGAATATATCCACACTGCGACATTACTCCATGACGACGTCGTCGATATTTCAATGTTACGCAGAGGTCGACCGACCGCCAACGCACAGTGGGGCAACGCCCCTAGCGTTCTGGTAGGTGACTTCATCTACTCCAGAGCCTTTCAGATGCTGGTGGCCATGAACGACATGCCAATCATGGCTTTACTGGCTACAACGACTAATAAAATAGCGGAAGGCGAGGTACTACAGCTACAGAAAGCCGGTGACCCAACGACCACCGAAGAAGAATACCTCACCGTCATCAAAAATAAGACCGCCATCTTATTTGAGGCATCCTCACTCGGCGGCGCGATGATAGCAGGCGCCTCACCCACTCAGTGTGAGGCCCTACGCACCTTCGGCAGCGCCTTAGGTACGGCCTTCCAACTCATCGATGACGTCCTCGACTACCAGGGTAAAGCAGAGGAGATGGGGAAGAATATCGGTGACGACCTCGCCGAGGGAAAACCTACCCTCCCTCTTATATACACTATGCGCCAAAACAACCAAGAGCAGGCCACAATCGTTGAGCAAGCTATCCGCAACAAAAGTAGCGAACAGCTATCGCAGATTATCGAAGCCGTCAGCAGCAACGGCGCCCTCGAATACACCCACAGCTGCGCTGTCAAGGAACAGGAGAGAGCTATCCGCGCACTCGAACACCTACCCGACAACGAAGCCACCCGCCAAATGGCTCGACTCGCCCATCTCGCGGTTAATCGGCGCGCCTAG
- the rplU gene encoding 50S ribosomal protein L21: MYAVFVSGGKQHRVVEGETLKLEKIEKSVGDVIEFDQVLLVGEGEGVKIGAPVVEGAKITAEVVTQGRHKKVKIMKFKRRKHHMKQMGHRQWFTEVKITGING; the protein is encoded by the coding sequence ATGTACGCAGTATTCGTAAGCGGTGGTAAGCAACACCGTGTAGTTGAGGGCGAGACCCTCAAGCTAGAGAAGATTGAGAAGTCTGTTGGTGACGTGATCGAATTCGATCAGGTGCTACTGGTTGGCGAAGGTGAAGGCGTTAAGATCGGTGCCCCTGTTGTTGAAGGCGCCAAGATTACCGCTGAGGTTGTTACTCAGGGTCGTCACAAAAAAGTGAAGATCATGAAGTTCAAGCGTCGTAAGCACCACATGAAGCAGATGGGTCACCGTCAGTGGTTCACCGAAGTTAAAATTACCGGTATTAACGGCTAA
- the rpmA gene encoding 50S ribosomal protein L27: MAHKKAGGSTSNGRDSESKRLGVKRYGGQKVLAGNILIRQRGTKFHAGENVGIGKDHTLFAKADGVVKFVVKGPKNRKFVTIVAA, translated from the coding sequence ATGGCTCACAAGAAAGCTGGTGGTAGTACTAGTAACGGTCGCGATTCCGAGAGTAAACGCTTAGGTGTTAAGCGCTACGGCGGCCAGAAAGTTCTAGCAGGTAACATCCTTATTCGTCAGCGTGGCACTAAGTTCCACGCCGGTGAAAACGTAGGTATCGGCAAAGATCACACCTTGTTCGCCAAGGCGGATGGTGTCGTTAAATTCGTAGTGAAGGGCCCTAAGAACCGTAAGTTTGTAACGATTGTTGCGGCTTAA
- the cgtA gene encoding Obg family GTPase CgtA, giving the protein MKFVDEASILVQAGRGGYGALSFRREKYIAKGGPDGGDGGDGGSIWFEADSALNTLVDYRYTRKFFAKDGQRGQRSNMTGCKGEDMTIHVPVGCTVIDEDTEEVLGDLSEPGQRLLVAQGGFHGLGNTRFKSSTNRAPTQTTKGSEGEMRNLKLELKVLADVGLLGMPNAGKSTFIRSVSAARPKVANYPFTTLVPNLGVVSVQKHRSFVLADIPGLIEGASEGAGLGIRFLKHLTRARMLLHIVDVAPYDGVDPSDTAKKIVHELELFSPALAQRERWLVLNKLDLLPVEERQAKQQEIVSALGWEGPVYSVSAINGDGTELLVSDIMEHIEQQREREQAEPELLEQEREQQLLMQAQGRKRIEELAEHHALERAVARKAMLEGDDDDDDDDDDDHDVEIVYAP; this is encoded by the coding sequence ATGAAGTTTGTTGATGAGGCAAGCATCTTGGTGCAGGCGGGACGAGGCGGGTATGGTGCATTGAGTTTTCGCCGTGAAAAATATATCGCTAAGGGTGGGCCCGACGGCGGTGATGGCGGTGATGGTGGCAGTATTTGGTTTGAGGCTGACTCGGCATTAAACACCCTGGTTGATTATCGCTATACGCGTAAATTCTTTGCCAAGGATGGGCAGCGTGGGCAGCGCAGCAATATGACGGGCTGCAAGGGCGAGGATATGACCATCCATGTGCCTGTAGGTTGTACCGTTATCGATGAGGATACCGAAGAGGTGCTGGGTGATCTCTCCGAGCCTGGTCAGCGCCTGTTGGTCGCTCAGGGTGGCTTTCATGGTCTGGGTAATACGCGTTTCAAGTCTAGTACCAATCGCGCCCCGACACAGACTACCAAAGGTTCTGAGGGGGAGATGCGCAACCTGAAGCTGGAGCTTAAGGTGCTGGCTGATGTCGGGCTGTTGGGAATGCCCAATGCCGGTAAGTCGACTTTTATCCGCTCTGTTTCTGCCGCACGACCGAAGGTGGCTAACTATCCGTTTACGACGTTGGTGCCAAATTTAGGTGTGGTCAGTGTGCAGAAGCACCGCTCGTTTGTGCTGGCTGATATCCCGGGGTTGATTGAGGGGGCTTCTGAGGGGGCTGGTCTCGGCATACGTTTCCTCAAGCACCTGACTAGGGCGCGAATGCTGCTGCATATTGTCGATGTGGCGCCCTATGACGGGGTTGACCCGAGCGATACGGCGAAGAAAATCGTTCATGAGCTTGAGCTATTTAGTCCGGCATTGGCCCAGCGAGAGCGCTGGTTGGTGCTGAACAAGCTTGATCTGTTGCCGGTAGAGGAGCGTCAGGCGAAGCAGCAGGAAATTGTCTCGGCGCTCGGTTGGGAAGGGCCAGTATATTCGGTGTCGGCAATAAACGGTGATGGCACCGAGCTTCTGGTTAGCGATATCATGGAGCATATCGAGCAGCAGAGAGAGCGAGAGCAGGCAGAGCCAGAGCTGTTAGAGCAGGAGCGAGAGCAGCAGTTGTTGATGCAGGCGCAAGGGCGCAAGCGTATTGAAGAGCTGGCTGAACACCATGCCTTGGAAAGGGCGGTAGCGCGTAAGGCGATGCTTGAGGGCGATGACGATGACGATGACGATGACGATGACGATCATGATGTCGAAATTGTCTATGCGCCGTAA
- the proB gene encoding glutamate 5-kinase, whose amino-acid sequence MAERWVIKIGSALLTANGAGLASEAIADWVSQIADLRLRGIEVVLVSSGAVAEGMSRMGWSKRPKQMAELQAAAAIGQMGLVQTYQAEFARFDLQAAQILLVHDDLSNRKRYLNAQATLKALLMMGVVPVVNENDTVVTDEIRFGDNDTLGALVANLVEADRLIILTDQEGLYDADPRFNPSAQLIAQADAEDEALLAVAGDSGGHLGRGGMYTKVNAARLAARSGADTVIVGGAIEAVLTRIAAGELLGTTLCAARERVVARKQWLAGHLRVAGSLQLDAGAVRVLKESGSSLLPVGVVGVEGVFDRGEVVICRDADGCEVARGLVNYSSEEAQLLCGVASDAIREVLGYRGDDELVHRDNMVLAI is encoded by the coding sequence GTGGCTGAGCGCTGGGTAATAAAAATAGGTAGTGCGCTATTGACGGCGAACGGTGCTGGTTTGGCGAGTGAGGCTATCGCTGACTGGGTGTCGCAGATTGCTGATCTGCGCCTTCGAGGTATCGAGGTGGTCTTGGTATCCTCCGGTGCGGTTGCCGAGGGCATGAGTCGGATGGGGTGGAGTAAGCGGCCCAAGCAGATGGCAGAGTTGCAGGCGGCGGCGGCTATTGGCCAGATGGGTTTGGTGCAAACCTATCAGGCAGAATTTGCTAGGTTTGATCTGCAAGCGGCCCAGATTCTTCTGGTGCATGACGATTTGTCGAATCGTAAACGTTATCTGAATGCGCAAGCGACGCTGAAGGCGCTGTTGATGATGGGGGTGGTTCCTGTTGTTAACGAAAATGATACCGTCGTCACCGATGAAATACGCTTTGGTGATAATGATACCTTGGGGGCTTTGGTGGCTAACTTGGTCGAGGCTGATCGTCTAATTATTTTGACGGATCAGGAGGGTCTCTATGATGCGGATCCTCGTTTTAATCCCTCGGCTCAGTTGATTGCCCAGGCGGATGCTGAAGATGAGGCTCTGCTGGCCGTGGCGGGCGATAGTGGTGGCCACCTTGGTAGGGGTGGGATGTATACCAAGGTCAATGCGGCACGCCTAGCTGCGCGTTCTGGTGCTGACACAGTGATCGTGGGTGGTGCTATCGAGGCGGTGTTGACGCGTATTGCGGCAGGAGAGCTCTTGGGGACGACGCTGTGTGCGGCGCGAGAGCGGGTCGTTGCGCGTAAGCAGTGGCTGGCGGGTCATCTGCGTGTTGCAGGCTCGCTGCAGCTTGATGCTGGTGCGGTGCGGGTTCTGAAGGAGTCTGGCAGTAGCTTATTGCCTGTCGGTGTTGTCGGCGTAGAGGGTGTCTTTGATCGCGGCGAGGTTGTGATCTGTCGCGATGCCGATGGTTGCGAGGTGGCTAGAGGCTTGGTTAATTATTCGAGTGAGGAGGCTCAGCTGCTCTGCGGTGTCGCGAGTGATGCTATTAGGGAGGTGTTGGGTTATCGCGGTGACGATGAGTTGGTGCATCGAGACAATATGGTGTTGGCAATTTGA
- the rpsT gene encoding 30S ribosomal protein S20 has protein sequence MANSPQAKKRARQAETRRNHNASLRSMVRTYIKKVIAAIASGSHESAQTALNEAAPVIDRMADKGIIHKNKAARIKSRLNSKVKALAA, from the coding sequence GTGGCTAACTCTCCACAAGCAAAAAAACGCGCTCGCCAGGCCGAAACGCGTCGTAACCACAACGCCAGCCTGCGCTCAATGGTTCGTACTTACATTAAGAAAGTTATCGCAGCCATTGCCAGCGGTAGCCATGAATCAGCACAGACTGCCCTCAACGAAGCAGCACCTGTCATCGACCGCATGGCCGACAAAGGCATTATTCACAAGAATAAAGCCGCACGCATTAAGAGCCGCCTAAACAGCAAGGTTAAAGCCCTAGCCGCTTAA
- a CDS encoding TetR/AcrR family transcriptional regulator: MKPTAVRILDAAENLFAAKGYQATSLGEVADAVGIRSPSLYNHFKNKEALYNAVLDRLLLLFNAPLEELLGTEVTQQSVLQWQSNLVRLHTGNPNLSRLLQHAALSGGPQVQDTLAKLFQPLFSYSNGVSTALAPVMEGHAELLPWIVMAFNNIVMSYVTMAPMYKDMLGVDPFSDEAIERQIKTIGLLTEAYLEAGMRKGGSDQ; this comes from the coding sequence ATGAAGCCAACCGCAGTGCGCATTCTAGATGCGGCAGAGAATCTTTTTGCTGCCAAGGGATATCAGGCTACTTCACTGGGCGAGGTAGCCGATGCGGTGGGCATTCGTTCGCCTAGCCTATACAACCACTTTAAGAATAAAGAGGCCCTCTACAATGCGGTCCTCGATCGTTTGTTGTTGCTGTTTAATGCGCCGTTAGAGGAGTTGTTAGGAACAGAGGTAACGCAGCAGAGTGTTTTGCAGTGGCAGAGTAACCTGGTGCGATTGCATACGGGGAACCCTAATCTATCGCGTCTGCTGCAGCATGCGGCACTCTCGGGCGGGCCGCAGGTGCAAGATACACTTGCCAAGTTGTTTCAGCCATTGTTTAGCTACAGTAATGGTGTTTCTACGGCCTTGGCGCCGGTGATGGAGGGGCATGCTGAGCTGCTGCCATGGATCGTGATGGCGTTTAATAATATCGTGATGTCTTATGTCACTATGGCACCTATGTATAAAGATATGTTGGGTGTTGACCCTTTCTCTGATGAGGCGATTGAGCGACAAATCAAGACTATTGGATTGTTGACGGAGGCATACCTAGAGGCGGGGATGCGTAAGGGTGGCAGTGATCAATAG
- a CDS encoding tyrosine-protein phosphatase, with amino-acid sequence MAVINSTTASELIVRNLRVTAEGGGGYRLDWSLLPWLSVARVSVESPIAAASISLQVTEAKVRFVSEVVHPIFIVTTTQGGSYRLAERRIALEGCPNFRDFGGYINRQGRQVRWGCLYRSGRLSALTPADLRHFESLGIGLVCDFRQLAEVEASPSVLPEGELECADLSIDPGNLMGFFARVMDGAVDEVGVGEFMCGINDELVLEHSSRYRQMFECLLSTARRPALVHCTAGKDRTGFAAKLLLSALGVERETIMHDYLLTNDYLPIDQEIASVLAHYGEHIDPALLRPMLEVRTSYLQSAFAAIDKHFGSVSCYLTERIGLTQSDLNELQARYLYAEG; translated from the coding sequence GTGGCAGTGATCAATAGTACTACCGCTAGCGAACTTATCGTCCGCAATCTGCGGGTAACCGCTGAAGGAGGGGGAGGCTATCGATTAGATTGGTCGCTGCTGCCATGGCTCTCTGTTGCTCGGGTCTCGGTTGAGTCACCTATCGCGGCGGCATCGATCAGCCTGCAGGTGACGGAGGCAAAGGTGCGCTTTGTGAGTGAGGTGGTGCATCCGATCTTTATTGTCACAACGACGCAAGGGGGAAGCTATCGTCTGGCCGAGCGGCGAATTGCCTTAGAGGGGTGCCCCAATTTTCGCGACTTTGGCGGTTATATCAATCGTCAGGGGCGGCAGGTGCGCTGGGGCTGCCTGTATCGTTCGGGGCGCTTGTCGGCCTTGACGCCAGCTGATCTGCGGCACTTTGAGTCTTTGGGTATTGGTTTGGTTTGTGACTTTCGCCAGCTGGCGGAGGTGGAGGCATCGCCATCGGTATTGCCTGAGGGTGAACTTGAGTGCGCCGATCTATCGATTGATCCAGGTAACTTGATGGGCTTCTTTGCCCGAGTGATGGACGGTGCGGTAGATGAGGTGGGGGTCGGTGAGTTTATGTGTGGTATCAACGATGAGTTGGTCCTTGAGCATTCAAGTCGCTATCGACAGATGTTTGAGTGCCTTTTGTCGACGGCTCGGCGGCCGGCGCTGGTGCATTGTACCGCGGGCAAAGATAGGACGGGTTTCGCCGCCAAGTTGTTGCTCTCTGCCTTGGGCGTCGAGCGGGAGACGATCATGCATGATTATTTATTGACGAATGACTATCTGCCCATTGATCAGGAGATAGCCTCGGTGTTGGCGCACTATGGTGAGCACATTGATCCAGCCTTGTTGCGACCAATGCTCGAGGTTAGGACTTCATATTTACAGAGCGCCTTCGCCGCCATTGATAAGCACTTCGGCTCTGTTAGTTGCTATCTCACTGAGCGGATTGGGTTGACTCAATCAGACTTGAACGAGTTGCAGGCAAGATATTTATACGCAGAAGGTTGA
- a CDS encoding DUF4136 domain-containing protein, with product MHTLKLLFSTALILAVTACSSYSVNSDYTEDYDFSQVKSFKWHQQPTDQASLNYLGGDIFDHRIRDYVTKSLILKGLSNSNSNPDIFVSYGVLTEDRTDINTYNTYSGYAPNWRYGYYGNNYGIATGSTQTTVSNYKQGTLMIDFIDPKSNQLIWRGTADGRLDKDASPEERREALREVVDKILAQFPPKS from the coding sequence ATGCACACCCTTAAACTACTCTTCAGCACCGCACTCATTCTCGCCGTCACCGCCTGCTCATCTTACAGCGTCAATTCGGACTACACCGAAGATTATGACTTTAGCCAGGTCAAAAGCTTCAAGTGGCACCAACAACCCACCGACCAGGCCAGCCTCAACTATTTAGGCGGCGACATCTTTGACCACCGCATCCGTGACTACGTTACAAAAAGCCTCATATTAAAAGGGCTCAGCAACAGCAACAGTAACCCCGACATTTTCGTTAGTTATGGCGTACTCACGGAAGACCGCACAGACATCAACACTTACAACACCTATAGCGGCTACGCCCCCAATTGGCGCTACGGCTACTACGGCAACAACTACGGCATTGCTACCGGCAGCACTCAGACCACCGTTAGCAACTACAAGCAAGGGACCCTAATGATTGACTTCATTGACCCTAAGTCGAACCAACTGATCTGGCGCGGCACCGCCGATGGACGACTCGACAAGGATGCCAGCCCCGAAGAGCGACGCGAAGCGCTGCGCGAAGTCGTCGATAAAATACTCGCGCAATTCCCTCCCAAATCATAG